A window of the Pseudomonas gozinkensis genome harbors these coding sequences:
- a CDS encoding YbaB/EbfC family nucleoid-associated protein codes for MMKGGMAGLMKQAQQMQEKMAKMQEELANAEVTGKAGGDLVTVVMTGRHDVKKVSIDPSVLPGLDEDDREVVEDLVAAAVNAAVRQIEANSQAKMGSMTAGMNLPAGMKLPF; via the coding sequence ATGATGAAAGGTGGCATGGCCGGCCTGATGAAGCAGGCACAGCAGATGCAGGAAAAAATGGCCAAGATGCAGGAAGAACTGGCCAACGCCGAAGTCACCGGCAAAGCCGGCGGCGATCTGGTCACCGTGGTGATGACCGGTCGTCATGACGTGAAAAAAGTCAGCATCGACCCGAGCGTACTGCCGGGCCTGGACGAAGACGACCGTGAAGTGGTCGAGGATCTGGTAGCCGCTGCGGTCAACGCCGCCGTGCGTCAGATCGAAGCCAACAGCCAGGCCAAGATGGGCAGTATGACCGCTGGCATGAACCTGCCGGCCGGTATGAAATTGCCGTTCTGA
- the recR gene encoding recombination mediator RecR, with amino-acid sequence MSFSPLIRQLIDALRTLPGVGQKTAQRMALQLLERDRSGGTRLAQALSQAMEGVGHCRQCRTLTEDDLCPQCADTRRDDTLLCVVEGPMDVYAVEQTGFRGRYFVLKGHLSPLDGLGPEAIGIPQLMARIEEAGTFTEVILATNPTVEGEATAHYIAQLLQNKGLIASRIAHGVPLGGELELVDGGTLAHSFAGRKPISL; translated from the coding sequence ATGAGCTTCAGCCCTTTGATTCGCCAACTGATCGACGCCCTGCGGACCTTGCCGGGCGTGGGTCAGAAAACTGCCCAGCGTATGGCGTTGCAGTTGCTCGAACGTGACCGCAGCGGCGGCACGCGCCTGGCCCAGGCCTTGAGCCAGGCCATGGAAGGGGTCGGACACTGCCGCCAGTGCCGTACGCTGACCGAAGACGATCTGTGCCCGCAATGCGCCGACACCCGGCGTGACGACACGCTGTTGTGCGTGGTGGAAGGGCCGATGGATGTCTACGCGGTCGAGCAGACCGGATTCCGTGGTCGCTATTTCGTGCTCAAGGGGCACCTGTCGCCGCTGGACGGCCTGGGCCCGGAAGCCATCGGCATTCCGCAGTTGATGGCGCGGATCGAAGAGGCGGGCACCTTCACCGAAGTCATCCTCGCCACCAACCCGACGGTAGAAGGCGAAGCAACCGCCCACTACATCGCCCAGTTGCTGCAGAACAAAGGCCTGATCGCCTCGCGCATCGCTCACGGCGTGCCGTTGGGCGGCGAACTGGAGCTGGTGGACGGCGGCACGCTGGCCCACTCGTTTGCCGGGCGTAAACCTATCTCGCTCTAA
- a CDS encoding NADP-dependent oxidoreductase, which yields MSDPLTLNQRFVLASRPVGAPTPENFRLEREALPDLEDGQVLLKTLYLSLDPYMRGRMSDAPSYAAPVQIGEVMTGGAVSRVEQSRHPKFHPGDLVVGATGWQSHSISDGRNIIPIPSGLPSPSMALGVLGMPGMTAYMGLMDIGQPKEGETLVVAAASGAVGSVVGQVAKIKGLRAVGVAGGADKCKYVVEELGFDACIDHKAPDFAEQLARACPNGIDIYYENVGGHVFDAVVPLLNPKARIPLCGLIAGYNASEAPKGPDRLPALQRTLLTKRVRIQGFIVFDDYGDRQPEFISAMVPWVRDGKVKFREDVVDGLEQAPQAFIGLLEGRNFGKLVVKVAQD from the coding sequence ATGTCCGACCCTCTGACCCTCAATCAACGCTTCGTGCTGGCCTCGCGGCCGGTGGGCGCGCCGACACCCGAAAATTTCCGTCTGGAGCGCGAGGCGCTGCCGGACCTTGAAGACGGCCAGGTGTTGCTCAAGACCCTGTACCTGTCGCTCGACCCCTACATGCGCGGGCGCATGAGTGACGCGCCGTCCTACGCAGCGCCGGTACAAATCGGCGAGGTGATGACCGGTGGCGCTGTCAGCCGTGTCGAGCAATCGCGTCATCCGAAATTCCACCCCGGCGATCTGGTCGTCGGTGCCACCGGTTGGCAAAGCCACAGCATCAGCGACGGCCGCAACATCATCCCGATCCCGTCCGGCCTGCCGAGTCCGTCGATGGCACTTGGCGTACTGGGCATGCCCGGCATGACCGCGTACATGGGACTGATGGACATCGGCCAGCCGAAAGAGGGCGAAACCCTGGTGGTCGCTGCCGCTTCCGGCGCGGTGGGTTCGGTGGTCGGCCAGGTGGCGAAGATCAAAGGCCTGCGCGCCGTCGGCGTGGCCGGTGGTGCGGACAAATGCAAATACGTGGTCGAGGAACTGGGCTTCGACGCCTGTATCGATCACAAGGCGCCGGACTTTGCCGAGCAACTGGCCAGGGCCTGCCCCAATGGCATCGACATCTATTACGAAAACGTCGGCGGCCATGTTTTCGATGCGGTCGTGCCGCTGCTCAATCCCAAGGCGCGGATTCCGCTGTGCGGTCTGATTGCCGGCTACAACGCCTCGGAAGCGCCGAAAGGCCCGGATCGTCTGCCTGCACTACAGCGCACCTTGCTGACCAAGCGCGTGCGGATTCAGGGCTTCATCGTGTTCGACGATTACGGTGACCGTCAGCCGGAATTCATCAGCGCCATGGTGCCGTGGGTGCGCGATGGCAAGGTGAAATTCCGCGAGGACGTGGTGGATGGTCTGGAGCAGGCGCCGCAGGCGTTTATCGGGCTGCTGGAGGGGCGCAACTTCGGCAAACTGGTGGTGAAGGTCGCTCAGGACTGA
- the dnaX gene encoding DNA polymerase III subunit gamma/tau produces the protein MSYQVLARKWRPRSFREMVGQTHVLKALINALDSQRLHHAYLFTGTRGVGKTTIARIIAKCLNCETGITSSPCGECSVCREIDEGRFVDLIEIDAASRTKVEDTRELLDNVQYAPSRGRFKVYLIDEVHMLSSHSFNALLKTLEEPPPYVKFILATTDPQKLPATILSRCLQFSLKNMTPERVVEHLTHVLGAENVPFEDDALWLLGRAADGSMRDAMSLTDQAIAFGEGKVMAADVRAMLGTLDHGQVYDVLHALIEGDAKALLEAVRHLAEQGPDWNGVLSEILNVLHRVAIAQALPEGVDNGHGDRDRVLALAQALPAEDVQFYYQMGLIGRRDLPLAPDPRGGFEMVLLRMLAFRPADTADAPRQPLKPVGISQATVDSANSVAAAPKPAPVVAAAVAPAPAPVVAPAPAPEPAPVAPVIAPEPVPEPEPEPVAVEEVVDLPWNDPVEPAPVQQPAVEPVLETTAEQPDLPPMPLPTPDSVVPDAPEWAAAPIPEPSVADVDAATPGMDMDDEPPLDEDYIEPDMDSAYSYLDDLASEHAAEPAPEPEPEPAAAPATGLALQWLELFPKLPISGMTGSIAANCTLIAVDGDNWLMHLDPAHSALFNATQQRRLNDALNQFHGRTLTLTIELIKPEQETPAQAASRRRANRQREAEESIHGDPFIQQMVQQFGAVVRHDTIEPVDALVSQG, from the coding sequence ATGAGTTATCAGGTTCTTGCACGTAAATGGCGTCCGCGCTCGTTCCGCGAAATGGTCGGCCAGACCCATGTGCTCAAGGCTCTGATCAATGCCTTGGACAGCCAGCGCCTGCACCACGCCTACCTGTTCACCGGTACGCGGGGCGTCGGCAAGACCACGATTGCGCGGATCATCGCCAAATGCCTGAACTGTGAAACAGGTATCACTTCAAGCCCGTGTGGCGAGTGTTCGGTGTGCCGCGAGATCGATGAAGGCCGTTTCGTCGACCTGATCGAGATCGACGCCGCGAGCCGGACCAAGGTCGAGGACACCCGCGAGCTGCTCGACAACGTGCAGTACGCCCCGAGCCGTGGGCGCTTCAAGGTCTACCTGATCGACGAAGTGCACATGCTCTCCAGCCATTCCTTCAATGCGCTGCTGAAAACCCTCGAAGAGCCGCCGCCCTACGTCAAGTTCATCCTGGCGACCACCGACCCGCAGAAACTTCCGGCAACGATTTTGTCGCGATGCCTGCAGTTCTCCCTGAAGAACATGACCCCTGAGCGGGTGGTCGAGCATTTGACCCACGTTCTGGGCGCCGAAAACGTCCCGTTCGAAGACGACGCGCTGTGGCTGCTCGGCCGCGCGGCCGATGGTTCGATGCGCGACGCCATGAGCCTGACCGACCAGGCCATCGCCTTCGGTGAAGGCAAGGTAATGGCCGCCGACGTGCGGGCGATGCTTGGTACGCTGGATCACGGCCAGGTCTACGACGTGCTGCATGCGCTGATCGAAGGCGACGCCAAGGCGTTGCTCGAAGCTGTGCGCCATCTCGCTGAACAGGGGCCGGACTGGAACGGCGTGCTCTCGGAAATTCTCAACGTGCTGCACCGCGTCGCCATCGCCCAGGCCTTGCCGGAAGGTGTCGACAACGGCCACGGCGACCGTGACCGGGTGTTGGCGCTGGCCCAGGCCTTGCCGGCCGAAGACGTGCAGTTCTACTACCAGATGGGCTTGATCGGTCGCCGCGACTTGCCGCTGGCGCCGGACCCGCGCGGCGGTTTCGAGATGGTGCTGCTGCGGATGCTGGCCTTCCGGCCGGCAGACACGGCGGACGCCCCGAGGCAACCGCTAAAGCCAGTGGGGATCAGCCAGGCCACAGTTGATTCCGCAAACTCAGTGGCTGCCGCGCCGAAACCTGCGCCGGTAGTTGCTGCGGCTGTTGCGCCCGCGCCGGCGCCGGTGGTTGCACCTGCGCCGGCTCCCGAGCCTGCACCGGTTGCCCCGGTGATTGCGCCTGAACCCGTTCCTGAGCCTGAACCCGAGCCAGTCGCCGTCGAGGAAGTCGTCGACCTGCCGTGGAACGACCCGGTAGAACCCGCGCCCGTGCAGCAGCCAGCGGTCGAGCCTGTACTGGAAACCACCGCCGAACAACCCGATTTGCCGCCGATGCCGCTGCCGACCCCGGACAGCGTCGTGCCGGACGCCCCGGAGTGGGCCGCCGCGCCGATCCCCGAGCCGTCGGTGGCCGACGTCGATGCCGCCACACCGGGCATGGACATGGACGACGAGCCGCCGCTCGACGAGGACTACATCGAGCCGGACATGGATTCGGCCTACAGTTACCTCGACGATCTGGCCAGCGAACACGCCGCAGAACCGGCCCCGGAGCCCGAGCCGGAACCCGCCGCCGCGCCCGCCACCGGTCTGGCCCTGCAATGGCTGGAGCTGTTCCCGAAACTGCCGATCTCCGGCATGACCGGCAGCATCGCCGCCAACTGCACCCTGATCGCCGTCGATGGCGACAACTGGCTGATGCACCTTGACCCGGCCCACAGCGCCTTGTTCAACGCCACCCAGCAGCGGCGTCTGAACGATGCGCTGAACCAGTTCCACGGCCGCACGCTGACCCTGACCATCGAGCTGATCAAGCCCGAGCAGGAAACCCCGGCCCAGGCCGCGTCCCGGCGCCGTGCCAACCGTCAGCGCGAGGCGGAGGAGTCGATCCACGGCGATCCGTTCATCCAGCAGATGGTGCAGCAGTTCGGTGCGGTCGTGCGACACGATACTATTGAACCTGTCGACGCCCTGGTCAGTCAGGGCTAA